In the Bacillus sp. HSf4 genome, GGGCCATGGCCGGACAGATCCGCAAACTGATTGCGGAGAAATTTCAGGTCTATGACGGCAAAACGAAAACGACCCGCAATATCCAATACCGCGATATTGTTGTTTTGCTGCGGTCCATGCCATGGGCGCCGCAGATTATGGACGAGTTCAAACAGCAGGGGATTCCCGTTTATGCGAATTTGTCGACAGGCTATTTTGAAGCGGCTGAAGTTTCCGTCACGCTTTCATTATTAAAAGTCATTGACAATGCGTACCAGGACATCCCGCTCGCCTCTGTGCTCAGATCTCCTGTCGTCGGCCTTGATGAAAATGAGCTTTCCCTGATCAGGATTCAGGACAAGAAAGCGACGTTCTACGAAGCGATGAAGGCTTACCTCGCGCTTGCCGACCGCAATGACAGCCTTTACGATAAGCTCCGCCGCTTTGAAGGGCTTCTGAAAAAATGGAGAGTGTTTGCGAAAAACCACTCGGTAGCTGAGCTGATTTGGGAAATTTACCGCGATACGAAATACTTGGATTATGTTGGCGGAATGCCGGGCGGAAAACAGCGGCAGGCCAACCTGCGCGCGCTTTACGACCGGGCGAGATCATATGAAGCGACTTCATTCCGCGGCCTGTTCCGCTTTTTAAGATTTATTGAGCGGATGCAGGAGCGCGGCGATGACCTCGGAACGGCAAGAGCTCTCAGCGAACAGGAGGATGTCGTGCGGCTGATGACGATCCATTCAAGCAAAGGGCTGGAATTTCCTGTCGTGTTCACGGCAGGGATCGGCCGGAGCTTTAATATGATGGATCTGAACAAACCGTATCTGCTCGATAAAGAGCTCGGCTTCGGCACGAAATTCATCCATCCAAAATGGCGGATCAGCTATCCGACGCTGCCTCTTGTGGCGATGAAGAAAAAAATGCGCCGCGAACTTTTGTCAGAGGAACTGCGCGTCTTGTACGTCGCACTGACACGTGCGAAGGAAAAGCTTTATTTGCTCGGATCGGCAAAAGATAAGGAAAAGCTCTTGGCGAAATGGCGAACTTCGGCTGCGCGGCCGGGATGGCTGCTGCCGGACTTTGACCGCTTTCAGGCCAAATCTTACTTGGATTTTGTCGGTCCGGCCGTAGTGCGTCACAGGGATATGGCAGGTGTTGGCCTCGATTCGGCGGATGACGAAATCCGGCATCACCCGTCCCGCTTTCAGATCAGCTGGCTCTCCGCCGCTGACCTTCAAGCCGAAAACGGTAAACAAGCCGGGGACGAAAAACAGGAAAGGCTGGCCCAAATTCAAATGGGACAGCCGATCAATGCCCGGTTTGACTATCAAAAAGAAGTCGGAGAACGGCTGACATGGTCATATCCGCATCAAGACGCAGCGAAAATCCGCACCAAACAGTCTGTTTCCGAAATCAAGAGGCAAAAGGAATATGAGGACGAGTACGGTGACCGTTCATTGATCCGCCAGACAAATGAGTCACACCTGTTCAGACGGCCATCCTTTATGATGGCGAAGGGACTAACCGCGGCCGAACGCGGAACGGCGATGCACACCGTCATGCAGCACATCCCGCTTTCGAAAGCTCCGGAACAAGACGAGCTCAGCCTCTTTCTCGACAGGCTTGTTCAACATGAGCTTTTAACAGAAGAGCAGCGCGCTGCAATCGATGAAGACGATATTCTCGCGTTTTTCGAAACGGAGATCGGTGAAAAGCTCCTCGGCGCCCGCCGGGTGGAGCGTGAAGTTCCCTTTAATATGACGCTTCCGGCCGGAGAGGTTTATCCCGAATTGCAGACAGCGGACGAACCCGTGTTGATTCAGGGAATAATCGACTGTTTGTTTGAGACGGCTGACGGGTTTTATTTGCTCGATTACAAAACAGACCGGATACAAGGGAAATACGCAAACGGCATGGCCGACGCCGAGCCGGCTTTAAGGAAACGCTATGAAACTCAGATTCAACTTTATTCACGCGCTGTTGAAACAATGCTCAAGACCCCGCTTGCAGGCCGCGCCCTGTACTTTTTTGACGGCGGGCATGTACTCAAGTTTTAACAATCTGCTTCCCCCTTTATCAGGGGGAAGTGTTGATCAAAGAGAGGTGGACCCATATTGAGAATTTTACATACAGCTGACTGGCATCTGGGAAAGACGCTTGAAGGAAGAAGCCGCTTGAAGGAGCAGGAGGATTTTCTTGAAGAACTTGCCGAGATCGTAAAAGACGAGAAAATCGATGCCGTTGTCATGGCAGGGGATGCTTTTGACACAGTAAACCCGCCTGCGCTTGCCGAACAGCTATTTTACGAAAGCCTCTCCGCCTTGTCTGATAAAGGAAAGCGTCCGGTCGTCGTCATTGCCGGAAACCATGACAACCCGGACCGCCTTTCCGCTGCCTCACCGTTGACGACAGATCACGGTATCCACCTGATCGGATACCCGCAAAGTGAGCCGGTTGATATCGAAGTCGCGTCTTCCGGGGATATCCTGTCTGTTGCGGCGCTTGCCTATCCTTCAGAATCGAGATTGAATCAAGTGCTGTCAGAGACTTTTGATGAAAAGCTGCTTCGCGACCAGTATGACGAGAAAATCAGGCAGACTTTTCAGCATATGTGTCAGAAGTTCAGAAAGGATGCCGTCCAGATTGCGGCAAGCCACATCTATGTGGCGGGCGGCAGCCAGACGGATTCAGAGCGGCCGATCGAAGTCGGGGGCGCATATACGGTTGCGGCCGAAAGCCTCCCTGAAACAGCCGCATATGTGGCGCTCGGCCACCTTCACCGTCCGCAGACGATCAAACGCGCCCGTACGCTTGCCAGATATTCCGGCTCACCGCTCGCTTACAGCTTTTCGGAAGCCGGATACGCCAAATCGGTCACGGTCGTTGAAGCCGAACCGGGCAAACCGGCCGAATGGAAGGAAGTGTTTCTGTCGAGCGGCAAACCGCTTGTGAAATGGAAGGCGACCGAAGGGATCTCGCAAGTGTACAGCTGGCTCGAGGAAGAACGGGATAAGAACGCATGGATCGATCTTGACATCCATCTGACGGACCAGCTCTCGATC is a window encoding:
- the addA gene encoding helicase-exonuclease AddAB subunit AddA, whose protein sequence is MDMTKPKGSTWTDDQWKAIVSSGRDILVAAAAGSGKTAVLVERIIRKITKKENPIDVDRLLVVTFTNASAAEMKHRIGEALEKEIAENPGSLHLRRQLALLNRASISTLHSFCLQVIRKYYYLIDIDPAFRIADQTEGELLGDEVLDELFEDEYKKGDPAFFELVDRYTTDRHDLDLQYLVKRVYEFSRSHPDPEGWLITFADLYDAGQDTGVESLPFYPYIKEDIALVLEGAREKLARALELAKQPGGPAPRAENFADDLAQIDRLIEHKDDFSALYELVPAVSFKRAKPCKGDEFEPALIDEATELRNGAKKQLEKLKSDYFARTPDQHLTDLKAMKPVIDTLVKLVLEYGKRYKAAKQEKAIVDFSDLEHDCLAILAQKNEAGETVPSEAAKHYRHQFHEVLVDEYQDTNLVQEAILKLVAKEEHEGNLFMVGDVKQSIYRFRLAEPLLFLSKYKRFTEDGSGPGQKIDLNKNFRSRSDILDSTNFLFKQLMGEKVGEVEYDEQAELKLGASYPPNEETKTELVIIEQQEQAADEEAEELETVQLEARAMAGQIRKLIAEKFQVYDGKTKTTRNIQYRDIVVLLRSMPWAPQIMDEFKQQGIPVYANLSTGYFEAAEVSVTLSLLKVIDNAYQDIPLASVLRSPVVGLDENELSLIRIQDKKATFYEAMKAYLALADRNDSLYDKLRRFEGLLKKWRVFAKNHSVAELIWEIYRDTKYLDYVGGMPGGKQRQANLRALYDRARSYEATSFRGLFRFLRFIERMQERGDDLGTARALSEQEDVVRLMTIHSSKGLEFPVVFTAGIGRSFNMMDLNKPYLLDKELGFGTKFIHPKWRISYPTLPLVAMKKKMRRELLSEELRVLYVALTRAKEKLYLLGSAKDKEKLLAKWRTSAARPGWLLPDFDRFQAKSYLDFVGPAVVRHRDMAGVGLDSADDEIRHHPSRFQISWLSAADLQAENGKQAGDEKQERLAQIQMGQPINARFDYQKEVGERLTWSYPHQDAAKIRTKQSVSEIKRQKEYEDEYGDRSLIRQTNESHLFRRPSFMMAKGLTAAERGTAMHTVMQHIPLSKAPEQDELSLFLDRLVQHELLTEEQRAAIDEDDILAFFETEIGEKLLGARRVEREVPFNMTLPAGEVYPELQTADEPVLIQGIIDCLFETADGFYLLDYKTDRIQGKYANGMADAEPALRKRYETQIQLYSRAVETMLKTPLAGRALYFFDGGHVLKF
- the sbcD gene encoding exonuclease subunit SbcD gives rise to the protein MRILHTADWHLGKTLEGRSRLKEQEDFLEELAEIVKDEKIDAVVMAGDAFDTVNPPALAEQLFYESLSALSDKGKRPVVVIAGNHDNPDRLSAASPLTTDHGIHLIGYPQSEPVDIEVASSGDILSVAALAYPSESRLNQVLSETFDEKLLRDQYDEKIRQTFQHMCQKFRKDAVQIAASHIYVAGGSQTDSERPIEVGGAYTVAAESLPETAAYVALGHLHRPQTIKRARTLARYSGSPLAYSFSEAGYAKSVTVVEAEPGKPAEWKEVFLSSGKPLVKWKATEGISQVYSWLEEERDKNAWIDLDIHLTDQLSIEEIHRLRKAHQGIIHIRPVFEDLPIDKKTAQSRRIPIEERFKAFYERQTGGAVPDEETVKLFMELASGEELEEGDER